One genomic segment of Mycolicibacterium psychrotolerans includes these proteins:
- a CDS encoding allophanate hydrolase-related protein yields MTADRRATLMSLPGVRILTRVPVPPGAVGITPTMAADRFTVAAPDLVTANRAMTVLATQASASGWPADVRFATPPRPVIGAPDALVATVRRAIPDATLVAAPEDGAPLPDGVDAVLTTVEPCGDPRGAAVQTAEFSVLARPYDDAVALDVAAALTGCRIDEVWPLTVADPQELVVFGAHLLGGPLTHQLTDLGARWSGELTTAPRYRMTVLPSTPAKPAVSRVPDGAAGTALYGQRWLMSAAALGRFLAALPPPMQLGKVEFADGSWRTAFSCDAAAADGTDISAYGSWPAAIAAGAVPS; encoded by the coding sequence GTGACCGCCGACCGTCGCGCCACCCTGATGTCGCTGCCCGGGGTGCGCATCCTCACCCGAGTGCCCGTGCCGCCCGGCGCCGTCGGCATCACACCCACCATGGCCGCGGATCGCTTCACCGTCGCGGCGCCCGATCTCGTGACCGCCAACCGCGCGATGACCGTGCTCGCCACCCAGGCCTCGGCATCGGGCTGGCCCGCCGACGTCCGGTTCGCCACGCCACCGCGACCCGTGATCGGCGCGCCCGACGCGCTGGTCGCCACAGTCCGGCGGGCGATTCCGGACGCCACTCTGGTCGCCGCGCCGGAGGACGGCGCGCCGCTCCCCGATGGGGTCGACGCCGTCCTGACGACAGTCGAGCCCTGCGGTGACCCGCGCGGCGCGGCCGTGCAGACGGCGGAATTCTCGGTGCTGGCGCGCCCGTACGACGACGCGGTCGCGCTCGACGTGGCCGCGGCGCTGACGGGATGCCGCATCGACGAAGTCTGGCCGCTGACCGTTGCCGATCCGCAAGAGCTGGTGGTGTTCGGCGCGCACCTGCTCGGCGGGCCGCTGACCCATCAGCTCACCGACCTGGGCGCCCGCTGGTCCGGCGAGCTCACCACCGCCCCGCGCTACCGGATGACGGTGCTGCCGTCGACGCCGGCCAAACCGGCGGTCAGCCGAGTCCCCGACGGCGCTGCCGGGACGGCGCTCTACGGGCAGCGGTGGCTGATGTCTGCGGCGGCGCTCGGACGCTTCCTGGCGGCGCTGCCGCCGCCGATGCAGCTGGGCAAGGTCGAGTTCGCCGACGGCTCCTGGCGCACCGCGTTCAGCTGCGACGCCGCCGCGGCCGACGGCACCGACATCAGCGCCTACGGCAGCTGGCCCGCCGCGATCGCGGCCGGGGCGGTGCCGAGCTAG
- a CDS encoding single-stranded DNA-binding protein, protein MFETPIAIVGTIVTAPERRWVGDQELFKFRVASNSRRRTPDGSWEPGNSLYATVNCWGRLVTGVGAGLGKGDAVIVVGTVYTSEYEDRDGNRRSSLEIRATSVGPDLARCIARIDKRRHPEPAAGEAPAGAGDSGVVEDEPDEQEEGAETVGLPLSA, encoded by the coding sequence ATGTTCGAGACCCCGATCGCCATCGTCGGCACGATCGTCACCGCTCCGGAGCGCCGCTGGGTCGGCGACCAGGAGCTGTTCAAGTTCCGCGTCGCCAGCAACTCACGCAGGCGCACCCCCGACGGAAGCTGGGAGCCGGGCAATTCGCTGTACGCCACGGTCAACTGCTGGGGACGCCTGGTCACCGGCGTCGGTGCGGGCCTCGGGAAGGGAGACGCGGTGATCGTCGTCGGCACCGTGTACACCAGCGAGTACGAGGACCGCGACGGCAACCGCCGGTCCTCGCTGGAGATCAGGGCCACCTCCGTGGGGCCGGACCTGGCGCGGTGCATCGCCCGTATCGACAAGCGCAGGCACCCCGAACCGGCCGCCGGGGAGGCGCCCGCAGGCGCCGGGGATTCCGGCGTCGTCGAGGACGAGCCCGACGAGCAGGAGGAGGGAGCCGAGACCGTCGGGCTGCCGCTGTCCGCGTAG
- the ettA gene encoding energy-dependent translational throttle protein EttA, giving the protein MAEFIYTMRKVRKAHGDKVILDDVTLNFLPGAKIGVVGPNGAGKSSVLRIMAGLDQPNNGDAFLAPGATVGILMQEPQLDETKTVRENVEEGVPIKGKLNRYNEVAELMATDYSDELMEEMGALQEELDAADAWDIDSQLEQAMDALRCPPADEPVTHLSGGEKRRVALCKLLLSKPDLLLLDEPTNHLDAESVLWLEQHLAEYAGAILAVTHDRYFLDNVAEWILELDRGRAYPYEGNYSTYLEKKGERIAVQGRKDAKLQKRLKDELEWVRSGAKARQAKNKARLGRYEEMVAEAEKTRKLDFEEIQIPTGPRLGSVVVEVEHLDKGFDGRQLIKDLSFTLPRNGIVGVIGPNGVGKTTLFKTIVGLEQPDSGTVKIGETVKLSYVDQSRSGIDPKKTVWEVVSDGLDYIEVGQNEIPSRAYVSAFGFKGPDQQKPAGVLSGGERNRLNLALTLKEGGNLILLDEPTNDLDVETLSSLENALQQFPGCAVVISHDRWFLDRTCTHILAWEGDTDNEAKWFWFEGNFGGYEENKIERLGAEAARPHRVTHRKLTRG; this is encoded by the coding sequence ATGGCCGAATTCATCTACACGATGCGGAAGGTCCGCAAGGCGCACGGCGACAAGGTCATCCTTGACGACGTCACCCTGAACTTCCTTCCGGGCGCGAAGATCGGCGTCGTCGGCCCCAACGGGGCCGGCAAGTCGAGCGTCTTGCGGATCATGGCCGGATTGGACCAGCCCAACAACGGCGACGCGTTCCTGGCGCCCGGCGCCACGGTCGGGATCCTCATGCAGGAGCCCCAACTCGACGAGACGAAGACGGTCCGCGAGAACGTCGAAGAAGGCGTACCGATCAAGGGCAAGCTCAACCGGTACAACGAGGTCGCCGAACTGATGGCGACCGACTACTCCGACGAGCTCATGGAAGAGATGGGCGCGCTGCAGGAGGAGCTCGACGCCGCTGACGCGTGGGACATCGACAGCCAGCTCGAGCAGGCGATGGACGCACTGCGCTGCCCGCCTGCCGACGAGCCCGTGACGCACCTGTCCGGTGGCGAGAAGCGCCGGGTCGCGCTCTGCAAGCTGCTGCTGTCCAAGCCCGACCTGTTGCTGCTCGACGAGCCCACCAACCACCTCGACGCCGAGAGCGTGCTCTGGCTGGAACAGCACCTCGCCGAGTACGCCGGCGCGATCCTGGCCGTCACCCACGACCGGTACTTCCTCGACAACGTCGCCGAGTGGATCCTCGAACTCGATCGCGGCCGCGCCTACCCCTACGAAGGCAACTACTCCACCTACCTGGAGAAGAAGGGCGAGCGTATCGCCGTGCAGGGGCGCAAAGACGCCAAGCTGCAGAAGCGGCTCAAGGACGAACTGGAATGGGTGCGCTCGGGAGCCAAGGCACGCCAGGCCAAGAACAAGGCCCGTCTCGGCCGTTACGAGGAGATGGTCGCCGAGGCCGAGAAGACCCGCAAGCTCGACTTCGAGGAGATCCAGATCCCGACCGGCCCGCGCCTGGGCAGCGTCGTCGTCGAGGTCGAGCACCTCGACAAGGGATTCGACGGCAGGCAGCTGATCAAGGACCTGTCCTTCACGCTGCCCCGCAACGGCATCGTCGGCGTCATCGGCCCCAACGGCGTGGGCAAGACCACGCTGTTCAAGACCATCGTGGGCCTCGAGCAGCCCGACAGCGGGACCGTCAAGATCGGCGAGACGGTCAAGTTGAGCTATGTGGACCAGAGCCGCTCGGGCATCGACCCGAAGAAGACGGTCTGGGAAGTGGTCTCCGACGGGCTGGACTACATCGAGGTCGGGCAGAACGAGATCCCGTCGCGGGCCTACGTCTCGGCGTTCGGGTTCAAGGGCCCGGACCAGCAGAAGCCCGCGGGCGTGCTGTCCGGCGGTGAGCGGAACCGGCTGAACTTGGCGCTCACGCTCAAAGAGGGCGGAAACCTGATTCTGCTCGACGAACCCACCAACGATCTCGACGTCGAGACGCTGAGTTCCCTGGAGAACGCGCTGCAACAGTTCCCGGGTTGCGCGGTGGTCATCTCCCACGACCGCTGGTTCCTCGACCGCACCTGCACGCACATCCTGGCCTGGGAAGGCGACACCGACAACGAGGCCAAATGGTTCTGGTTCGAGGGCAACTTCGGCGGCTACGAGGAGAACAAGATCGAGCGTCTCGGCGCCGAAGCGGCCCGTCCGCACAGGGTGACCCACCGCAAGCTCACGCGGGGATAG
- a CDS encoding NAD-glutamate dehydrogenase: MSLKPGAIGGTEQDVTPEVIDRLLPAYLETYRGPHGGAPGSEGAVTGPVRRPSESSSTGSAMVQAQYRLGRQRAAGATLVAVYGADEPGGFGPALQVITDNASMLMDSVTVLLHRVGVAYKAIMNPVFRVRRGTGGELLDIVPAPQATFGDGVDETWVHVQLSSSADRRAVAEAERLLPRVLADARQVALDSESMAAMLRSLAAELDSDTGRRFPSPDRKDVAALMRWLADGHFVLLGYQRCQVRDGEATVDAGSRLGVLRLRQDVLPQLTNKDELLALAQATIPSFLRYGAYPHIVVVREQPGDGGDDSAAIEHRFVGMFTVAAMNANVLEIPLVSRRVNDALAMAHRDPSHPGQLLLDIIQTIPRSELFALTARGLLDMAMAVVDLGSRRRTLLFMRADPLAHFVSCLVYLPRDRYTTAVRLEMQDILVRELGGLSIDYSARVSESPWALVHFTVRLPEGSRPQGVDVSDANESRIQDLLTEAARTWADRMLGAVRTGSIDQGIAEHYAAAFPEVYKQAVTPLHALTDIAIIEELEDNTVKLVLDDTESTVVDGISNLIWYLGGQSASLSRLLPMLQSMGVTVLEERPFTVTRPDGLPVWIYQFKVSPHRGIPVTPPGPERDATAQRFADAVTAIWHGHSEIDRFNELVLRAGLTWQQVAVLRAYAKYLKQAGFSYSQSHIADVLNDNAGTARSLVELFEALFCPTDQEQSEATRRDAQAAAAAVAADIDALVSLDTDRVLRAFASMMQATLRTNYFVTRPDSARARNVLSLKMNPELIDELPLPRPKFEIFVYSPRVEGVHLRFGFVARGGLRWSDRREDFRTEVLGLVKAQAVKNAVIVPVGAKGGFVVKKPPAPTGDPAEDRDATREEGVACYRLFIAGLLDLTDNVDMSTGAIVTPEGVVRRDGDDAYLVVAADKGTATFSDIANDVAKSYGFWLGDAFASGGSVGYDHKAMGITAKGAWESVKRHFREMGIDTQTEEFTVVGVGDMSGDVFGNGMLLSQHIRLLAAFDHRHIFIDPDPDAATSWQERKRLFDLARSSWEDYDTSLISAGGGVYSREQKSIPVSAEARHALGIDDDVTELTPPALIRAILKAPADLLFNGGIGTYVKAETESDVGDRANDAVRVNGNQVRAKVIGEGGNLGVTSLGRIEFDLVGGRINTDALDNSAGVDCSDHEVNIKILIDSLVTAGKVTTEDRTDLLLSMTDEVGRLVLADNESQNDLMGTSRANAASMLSVHSRMIKDFVDERGLNRELEALPSEKEIRRRTEAGIGLTSPELATLMAHVKLALKDDLLAGDLPDQEVFASRLPSYFPTTLRDRFATEIRSHQLRREIVSTMLVNDVVDTAGVSYAYRVAEDVGVSAVDAVRSFVAVDAIFGVGDVWRRIRAAGVEGVSVAVTDRMTLDLRRLIDRASRWLLNYRPQPLAVGAEINRFAEKVATLTPRMSEWLRGDDRAIVMKEAAEFSGQGASEDLAYQVATGLYQFSLLDVIDIADIVDRDAAEVADAYFALMDHLGTDGLLTAVSRLSREDRWHSLARLAIRDDIYGSLRALSFDVLAVGEPEENGEEKISEWEMTNTNRVTRARRTLTELYESGQHDLATLSVAARQIRSMTRTSGTGTSG, from the coding sequence ATGTCGTTGAAACCCGGTGCCATCGGGGGAACCGAGCAGGACGTCACCCCGGAGGTGATCGACCGCCTGCTTCCCGCATACCTGGAGACCTATCGGGGTCCGCACGGCGGTGCCCCCGGGTCGGAGGGCGCCGTCACCGGCCCAGTGCGCCGACCGTCGGAAAGCTCGTCGACGGGTTCGGCCATGGTGCAGGCGCAATACCGGCTGGGTCGGCAACGCGCGGCCGGTGCCACCCTCGTCGCCGTGTACGGCGCCGACGAGCCCGGCGGGTTCGGGCCGGCGCTGCAGGTCATCACCGACAACGCGTCGATGCTGATGGACTCTGTGACGGTGCTGCTGCACCGGGTCGGCGTGGCGTACAAGGCGATCATGAATCCGGTGTTCCGGGTGCGGCGCGGGACCGGCGGGGAGCTGCTCGACATCGTCCCGGCGCCACAAGCCACTTTTGGTGACGGCGTCGACGAGACGTGGGTGCACGTCCAGTTGTCCAGCTCGGCGGATCGGCGCGCCGTCGCCGAGGCGGAGCGGCTGCTGCCGCGGGTGCTCGCCGACGCGCGGCAGGTGGCGCTGGATTCCGAGAGCATGGCCGCGATGCTGCGCAGCCTGGCCGCCGAACTCGACAGCGACACCGGCCGGCGGTTCCCCAGCCCCGACCGCAAGGACGTCGCGGCGCTGATGCGCTGGCTGGCCGACGGGCACTTCGTGCTGCTGGGGTACCAGCGCTGTCAGGTGCGCGACGGGGAGGCCACCGTCGACGCGGGCAGCCGGCTCGGCGTGCTGCGGTTGCGCCAAGACGTGCTGCCGCAACTGACCAACAAGGACGAGCTGCTCGCGCTGGCGCAGGCCACGATCCCGAGCTTCCTGCGCTACGGCGCCTACCCGCACATCGTCGTGGTGCGTGAGCAGCCCGGTGACGGCGGCGACGACTCCGCGGCCATCGAGCACCGCTTCGTCGGCATGTTCACCGTGGCGGCGATGAACGCCAACGTCCTGGAGATCCCGCTGGTCTCCAGACGGGTCAACGACGCGCTGGCGATGGCGCACCGCGACCCCAGCCATCCCGGGCAGCTGCTGCTCGACATCATCCAGACCATCCCGCGCTCGGAGCTGTTCGCGCTCACCGCGCGCGGACTGCTCGACATGGCGATGGCCGTCGTCGACCTCGGCTCCCGCAGGCGCACCCTGCTGTTCATGCGGGCCGACCCGCTGGCCCACTTCGTGTCCTGCCTGGTGTACCTGCCGCGTGACCGCTACACCACCGCCGTGCGGCTGGAGATGCAGGACATCCTGGTCCGCGAGCTCGGCGGTCTCAGCATCGACTACTCCGCGCGGGTCAGTGAATCACCCTGGGCACTGGTGCATTTCACCGTCCGACTGCCTGAGGGTTCCCGCCCCCAGGGTGTCGACGTGTCCGATGCGAACGAGTCGCGCATCCAGGATCTGCTCACCGAGGCCGCGCGGACGTGGGCCGACCGGATGCTCGGCGCGGTCCGCACGGGGTCCATCGACCAGGGCATCGCCGAGCACTACGCGGCGGCCTTCCCCGAGGTCTACAAGCAGGCGGTCACTCCGCTGCACGCTCTCACCGACATCGCGATCATCGAAGAGCTCGAGGACAACACCGTCAAGCTGGTGCTCGACGACACCGAGAGCACCGTCGTCGACGGCATCTCCAACCTGATCTGGTATCTCGGCGGCCAGTCGGCGTCGCTGAGCCGGCTGCTGCCGATGCTGCAGTCGATGGGTGTGACGGTGCTCGAGGAGCGGCCGTTCACGGTGACCAGGCCAGACGGCCTACCGGTCTGGATCTACCAGTTCAAGGTGTCGCCGCACCGTGGCATCCCGGTCACCCCGCCCGGCCCGGAGCGCGACGCCACCGCGCAGCGCTTCGCCGACGCGGTGACCGCGATCTGGCACGGCCACTCCGAGATCGACCGTTTCAACGAGCTCGTGCTGCGCGCCGGGCTGACCTGGCAGCAGGTCGCCGTCCTGCGCGCCTACGCCAAGTACCTCAAGCAGGCCGGGTTCTCCTACAGCCAGTCGCACATCGCGGACGTCCTCAACGACAACGCAGGAACGGCCCGCTCGCTGGTCGAGCTGTTCGAAGCTCTTTTCTGTCCCACCGATCAGGAGCAGAGCGAGGCGACCCGGCGTGACGCCCAGGCCGCGGCCGCCGCGGTGGCCGCCGACATCGACGCGTTGGTCAGCCTCGACACCGACCGGGTGCTGCGGGCGTTCGCCTCGATGATGCAGGCGACCCTGCGCACCAACTACTTCGTGACCCGGCCGGACTCGGCGCGCGCCCGGAACGTGTTGTCGCTCAAGATGAATCCGGAGCTGATCGACGAACTGCCGCTGCCCCGACCGAAATTCGAGATCTTCGTCTACTCCCCTCGGGTCGAGGGCGTGCATCTGCGGTTCGGGTTCGTGGCGCGGGGCGGCCTGCGCTGGTCGGACCGCCGCGAGGATTTCCGCACCGAGGTCCTCGGGCTGGTCAAGGCGCAGGCGGTCAAGAACGCCGTGATCGTCCCCGTCGGGGCGAAGGGCGGCTTCGTGGTGAAGAAGCCGCCGGCGCCGACGGGTGACCCCGCCGAGGACCGCGACGCCACCCGCGAGGAGGGCGTGGCCTGCTACCGGCTGTTCATCGCGGGCCTGCTGGATCTGACCGACAACGTCGACATGTCCACCGGCGCGATCGTCACCCCCGAGGGCGTCGTCCGGCGCGACGGTGACGACGCCTACCTCGTGGTGGCCGCGGACAAGGGCACCGCCACCTTCTCTGACATCGCCAACGACGTCGCCAAGTCCTACGGTTTCTGGCTCGGTGACGCGTTCGCCTCCGGCGGTTCGGTCGGCTACGACCACAAGGCGATGGGTATCACCGCCAAGGGTGCCTGGGAGTCGGTCAAGCGACACTTCCGCGAGATGGGTATCGACACCCAGACCGAGGAGTTCACCGTCGTCGGCGTCGGTGACATGAGCGGCGACGTCTTCGGCAACGGCATGCTGCTCTCGCAGCACATCCGCCTGCTCGCCGCCTTCGACCACCGGCACATCTTCATCGACCCCGACCCGGACGCCGCGACGTCGTGGCAGGAACGCAAGCGGTTGTTCGACCTGGCGCGCTCCAGCTGGGAGGACTACGACACGTCGCTGATCAGCGCCGGCGGCGGTGTCTACAGCCGCGAGCAGAAGTCCATTCCGGTCAGCGCCGAGGCGCGCCACGCGCTGGGGATCGACGACGACGTCACCGAGCTGACGCCGCCCGCCCTGATCCGGGCGATCCTCAAGGCGCCGGCCGATCTGCTGTTCAACGGGGGCATCGGCACCTACGTCAAGGCCGAGACGGAGTCCGACGTCGGCGACCGCGCCAACGACGCGGTGCGGGTGAACGGAAACCAGGTGCGCGCCAAGGTGATCGGCGAGGGTGGCAACCTCGGCGTCACCTCGCTGGGTCGCATCGAGTTCGATCTGGTGGGCGGGCGCATCAACACCGACGCGCTGGACAACTCCGCCGGCGTCGACTGTTCCGACCACGAGGTCAACATCAAGATCCTGATCGACTCGCTGGTGACGGCGGGAAAGGTCACCACCGAGGACCGCACCGACCTGCTGCTGTCGATGACCGACGAGGTGGGCCGACTCGTCTTGGCGGACAACGAGAGTCAGAACGACCTGATGGGAACCAGCCGCGCGAACGCGGCGAGCATGCTGTCGGTGCACTCCCGGATGATCAAGGACTTCGTCGACGAGCGTGGCCTCAACCGTGAGCTGGAGGCGCTGCCCTCGGAGAAGGAGATCCGCCGCCGGACCGAGGCCGGGATCGGGCTGACCTCGCCGGAACTGGCGACGCTGATGGCCCACGTGAAGCTGGCGCTGAAGGACGACCTGCTGGCGGGGGATCTGCCCGATCAGGAGGTGTTCGCCTCCCGGCTGCCGTCGTACTTCCCGACCACGCTGCGGGACCGGTTCGCCACGGAGATCCGCTCGCACCAGCTGCGCCGCGAGATCGTCTCGACCATGCTCGTCAACGACGTGGTGGACACCGCGGGTGTCTCCTACGCCTACCGGGTCGCCGAGGACGTCGGTGTCTCGGCGGTCGATGCGGTGCGCAGCTTCGTGGCCGTCGACGCGATCTTCGGGGTGGGGGACGTGTGGCGGCGGATCCGCGCCGCAGGCGTGGAGGGCGTGTCCGTCGCGGTCACCGACCGGATGACCCTCGATCTTCGCCGGCTGATCGACCGCGCGTCGCGCTGGCTGCTCAACTACCGTCCGCAACCGTTGGCGGTGGGCGCCGAGATCAACCGGTTCGCCGAGAAGGTGGCCACACTGACCCCGCGGATGTCGGAGTGGCTGCGCGGTGACGACAGGGCGATCGTGATGAAGGAGGCGGCGGAGTTCAGCGGCCAGGGTGCGTCCGAGGACCTCGCGTACCAGGTTGCGACGGGGCTCTACCAGTTCAGCCTGCTCGACGTCATCGACATCGCCGACATCGTCGACCGCGATGCGGCCGAGGTGGCGGACGCCTACTTCGCGCTGATGGACCACCTGGGCACCGACGGGCTGTTGACCGCCGTCTCGCGGCTGTCCCGGGAGGACCGTTGGCATTCGTTGGCGCGGTTGGCCATTCGTGACGACATCTACGGTTCGTTGCGGGCACTGAGCTTCGACGTGCTGGCGGTCGGTGAGCCCGAAGAGAACGGCGAGGAGAAGATCTCCGAGTGGGAGATGACCAACACCAACCGGGTCACCCGCGCCCGCCGGACGCTGACCGAACTGTACGAAAGTGGTCAGCACGACCTGGCGACGTTGTCGGTGGCGGCCCGTCAGATCCGCAGCATGACGAGGACGAGCGGGACGGGAACATCCGGGTGA
- a CDS encoding acyl-CoA thioesterase encodes MTAQGFTAPVHVRWSDIDMYQHINHATMVTILEEARIPFLREPFGDEITTIGLLIAEVQISYKAQLRLIDSPLQVTMWSKRVRAVDFTIGYEVRSVGAPPDSRAAVIAETQLAAVHIEEQRLQRLSVKQREYLQHWAR; translated from the coding sequence GTGACGGCTCAGGGCTTCACAGCGCCGGTTCATGTGCGCTGGTCGGACATCGACATGTACCAGCACATCAACCACGCGACGATGGTCACGATTCTCGAAGAGGCCCGAATCCCGTTCTTGCGGGAGCCGTTCGGTGACGAGATCACCACGATCGGACTCCTGATCGCGGAGGTGCAGATCTCCTACAAGGCGCAATTGCGGCTGATCGATTCGCCGTTGCAGGTGACGATGTGGTCGAAGCGGGTCCGGGCGGTGGACTTCACCATCGGCTACGAGGTGCGTTCGGTCGGGGCGCCGCCCGATTCCCGCGCGGCGGTCATCGCGGAAACCCAGCTGGCCGCGGTGCACATCGAAGAGCAACGGCTGCAGCGGCTTTCGGTGAAACAGCGGGAGTACCTGCAGCACTGGGCGCGATGA
- a CDS encoding globin, which yields MDQQSFYDAVGGHETFRTIVSRFYQQVRDDEILRPLYPEDELDAAEERLLLFLEQYWGGPRTYSEQRGHPRLRMRHAPFRIGYLERDAWLRCMHTAVAEIDAKTLDDAHRQELIAYLEMAAQSMVNSPF from the coding sequence ATGGATCAACAATCGTTCTATGACGCGGTGGGCGGCCACGAGACGTTCCGCACCATCGTGTCGCGGTTCTACCAGCAGGTGCGCGACGACGAGATCCTGCGACCGCTGTATCCCGAGGACGAGCTCGACGCCGCCGAGGAGCGGCTGCTGCTCTTCCTCGAGCAGTACTGGGGTGGTCCACGAACCTACTCCGAGCAGCGCGGGCACCCACGGCTGCGGATGCGCCATGCGCCGTTCCGGATCGGTTACCTCGAACGTGACGCGTGGCTGCGGTGCATGCACACCGCGGTGGCCGAGATCGACGCCAAGACCCTCGACGACGCGCACCGCCAGGAGCTGATCGCCTACCTGGAGATGGCGGCGCAGTCGATGGTCAACTCGCCCTTCTGA